The Dethiosulfovibrio peptidovorans DSM 11002 nucleotide sequence CAGTGCCATACTCTCCATGGTTCGATAAAAACTTGAGAAGAAAGCGGCGGTGTTTTCATGATCCCCTATGGGCATCAATATATAGACGAAAAGGATATAGAGGCTGTCTGCGCGGTTCTCAGAGGAGACTGGCTGACCCAGGGCCCCACTGTGGAGTCCTTCGAAAAGGCCCTGGCGGCCAAGGTCGGGTGTAGATACGCCGTTACCTTCAGCAACGGCACCTCCGCATTGCACGGAGCAATGTTCGCCGCCGGAGTGGAGAAGGGAGACGAGGTTATTACGTCTCCCATGACCTTTGCCGCCACCTCCAACTCGGCTCTTTATCAGGGAGGGGTTCCAGTTTTCGCCGATATAGACGAGAGAACCGGATGTCTCGATCCCGAAAAGGCCATGGAAAAGCTGTCTCACAGGACGAAGGTTATAGCCCCGATAAGCTATAGCGGCTATCCGGTGAAGTTGAGTCCCTTTCTGGAGATGGCCCGTTCCGTAGGGGCTCTCGTCGTGGAGGACGGCTGCCATGCCTTGGGCGCTAGTAGAGATGGCTTTATGGTGGGGCAGGAAGCGGATATGACGGTTTTCAGCTTTCATCCCGTAAAGCACATAACCACAGGAGAGGGGGGAGCGGTCGTCACAAACGACGAAGAGCTGGCCCGAAAGCTCAGGCTTTTCCGCTCCCACGGAATAACCAAGGATCCCGACGAGATGGAGAACGCCGATGGACCGTGGTCCAACGAGATGATCGATCTGGGCTACAACTACAGGCTTACCGATCTTCAGTGCGCTCTGGGGTTGAGCCAGCTTGAGAAACTGGACGACTTCGTCTCCTATCGCAGGGCGGTGGCCGGACGATACGACGAGGTACTCGCCGAGCTTCCAGGGGCGGTGATACCGGCCGGGCATCCCGGTCATGGATACCATCTCTACGCCTTCAGGGTTCCAGCGGATATCAGGAAAAAGCTCTTTTTGGATCTAAGGGATGAGGGCATATGGGTCCAGGTGCACTATCCTCCGGTTCACCTTCACCCTTATTATAGAAAGAGTTTCGGCTATAAAATCGGGGATTTTCCCGTGGCCGAGAGATTTTATTCCATGGAGGTATCCCTTCCAATATATGTGGGCCTTTCCGAGTCGGATCAGGGTTTGGTCATGAGGAAAATCGAGGATATGTTGAAAAATCCGTAGCAACGGTTCGACTACTGGTATAATGATAAAGTGGTTTTCTTAAGGCTTGCGGGCCTTTTCAAAGATCGAAAGAGGTGTCTCATGGAGAAGATCGTGCTCGACGGGGTCCCCTTGACCCTAGATGAAGATGGCAACGTTCAGGTTTACGAGAGAATATCGTCTATTTTAACCGATCAAAACCGGGTGATAGCCTCCGTGGCCGTGGACGGCGTGGAGATGTCTCCCGAGGCCTTCGTCTCTCTTGAGGGGGGAACCTCGGTGGAGTTCGTCTCCATGGACGTGAGAGAGCTGGTCGTCCAGACGTTGGGAACCGCCGGAGAATACGTCGTCAACGTTCGAAAAGGCGCTCTCTCCGTGGCGGATATGCTGGAATCGGAGAAGGTCGAACAGGCCATGAATCTGTCGGTTCAGGTCATGGAGGGGATGGATTGGCTTCTTACCGCCGTCGGCAGGTGTACGTCTCTTCTCGGCTGCACCCCCGACGAGGGTATCTTCGGAGATTTTCAGGATGCCCGTCAGAAGGTGGCTGAAAAGATGGAGTCGGTGGTCGATTCCTTCGAGGCCGGGAAGTTTTTTGCTCCTGCCTTTGTGTTCAGAGAGGAAATACCTCCTCTAATCGACGTAGTACAAAACACTATCGCCGCGTTGGAGGGACAGGTTACGGGACGCAGACAGTGATATAGGCGTTTTTACCGTGGACTTGTCCTGAAGGACGGGGTAGAATTCTTACGCAACGAGAGAGATGTAATAGCTTTGAGGAGGTTTTTTTTATGGGTATGGTTAAGTCTGTCAGGTTGGTAGCTCTTGGGGTTCTTTTCGCTTTGGTCTTTTCGTCCGTCGCGGTAGCGGCAGAGAAGATCGGGGTGATCGAGCCTCAGAAAATTCTTTTTCAGCATCCCAAGTTCGAGCAGGTAACTAAGAGAGTTCAGGCCGTTCTGGATTCCAAGCAGAACGAGGCCAAGTCCGCTATAGAGAAGGCCTCGGACAACAAGAAGAAGGCCGAGATCTACGCTACCAAGAAGCAGGAGGCCGCCATCGAGGAGCAGAAGCTCATGGCTCCTCTCTTCAAGGAGATCAACCTCGCCATAAGGACTGTGGCCAAGGCCAAGGGCATAACCGTCGTTTTGGACAAGGCGCAGGTTTTCTACGGCGGTGTGGACCTCACCGAGGACGTCATCCAGCAGCTCAAGAAGATGAACCTTTCCCAGTGATAGAGGGGATGGATTTTTCGGGGCCCCGCCGTTCGGCGGGGCCTTTTCGTCGTCTGTTGGTAACGGATCTGGACGGAACGCTACTGGACGGCAAGGGCAGTATGTCTTCCACCACCGTTTTGGCCTTGGAAAGGCTGAGGTCCGACGGTTGGGATATCTCCGTGGCCAGCGGAAGGATTCTCGGTTCCGCCTTGCCACATATCCTGGCGGTCGGGGCGGAGCTTCCGTCGATTCTATACGATGGGGCCAGGATAATTGATAGACGAGGCCAGGTGTACTGGGAGGCCCAGATGGATCGTGATCTTGTGACGGAGGTCCTTCGTCTCGGCTGGGAGCAGGGGGTCGAGGTTCAGGCTATGGGGGACGAGTTGGTCTTCTGTAGGCCTCAGGACCTCGGAACCATAGAGTTTTTCGAGTCCGTCGGCGTTCCTTACTCTCCGTCTCTTGCCGGTCCCGAGGCCGATCTCGGTAGGGTCTTCCGGGTTATGTTTCACGATCGTTCCCGGTCGGAAGGCAGGGGCATCTCCGAGATGCTCAAATCGGCTCTCGGCGGAAGGGCCGAGGTCGTCTTGGCGGGAAACGGATTCGTCGACGTTTTGCCTTTCGGGGTGAACAAGGGAAGCGCTCTGAAAAGGTTGCTGGACATGGTGGATGTGGAGTACGATATAGTCGTCGCCGTAGGGGATAACGAAAACGACATGGAGTTGTTGCGCAGGGCAGATGTCCCTGTGGCGATTTCCTCCGCTCCCGGGGATCTTCTGGCTCTCGCTTCCTGGACAGTTCCATGTCCAGAGATGGGCGGCGCAGATGTCCTTGTGGATCGGCTTTTAAAGATCGAGAAGGAGGAGTACGTAAATGGCTGAGATTTCGAGATGGTGCGTCGAGGATATGGTCATTCCGGAGAACTGCAACATAGTGTTGGGGCAGAGCCATTTCATAAAGACCGTAGAGGACCTTTACGAGGCTCTTGTGACCTCGTCGCCTTCGCTGGAATTCGGCGTAGCCTTCTGCGAGGCCTCGGGAGATTGTCTAATTCGAAAGGATGGCAACGCTCCCGACCTGGTCGAGACGGCGGTTGAGAACGCCGGAAAGATCGCTGCTGGTCATAGTTTCGTCGTCCTTTTGAGAAACGGCTATCCCATAAACGTGTTGGACCGTATAAAAGGGTGTCAGGAGGTTTGCCGGATTTTCGCCGCCACGGCGAATCCGATTCAGGTTTTGGTCGCGGAGACGGAGCAGGGCAGAGGGGTTGTAGGCGTGGTGGACGGCTTCGTTCCCAAGGGAGTCGAGTCCGAGGAGGATGTAGCGGCCAGAAAAAGCCTCCTCAAAGATATCATAGGATACAAAAGGTGAGCTTCCGAAGCTTTGGAGTGGCTCTTTTTCTCCTTTTGCTGACGGCCCTGTCCTCGGCGGAGGCCGAGGTTCCCCGCTCGGTGGAGGAGGGGTGGGCCTGGCCGATCGCGGTGATACCGCCTTCCGACGGTTGGGACAGCCCTTCCGGCCGGTCTGTGGCTCCCGTGGTGGAGTACGCTCAAGGGCTTGTCAACGACAGTATCGAGGGGATAAAGGAACACGACGTCTTTTTGCGCCTGGAGTCGGGCGACGTGTTCGATTCTTCCGACATGGCCCGTTGGAGAAAAGAGGGTTTTCTGGCGGTGATCTCCTTCGCCGACGAGAGGGTCAACCGTGTGCTGGCCGATTCGTGGCGACAGGGAGATCCGGTGTTGCTCTTGGCGGACGATTCCTCCACAGTTTTGAGGGACGAAAAGGAGGTCGTAAAGGCAGGACTTTTTTCACTTGACCTTCACGATTCCTACGTTACAAGGGCCGCCGTCGAGACCGCCGTATCGATCCTTCCTCCCGCGAGCGAGGTGGGGCTTTTATCCGATCGTCTGGCCCAGTCTCTTTCCAGAGGAGCCAGAGCCGTCTCGAGAGGCCTGAGAGAGGGAGGGCTCAATTCTCAGGTTTTCTGGGTTGCCGGAGGGGGCACCGATTCGTTTTCCATGATGGCTCAGGAGATGCTGGGCTTCGGATCCGATATGGTAGTGGTCTGGATGACCGACATGGCAGCCAGGGAATTTTACCGGCAGTTGAGGGTGCTGGATGGATCCGTTCCGGTATGGTCCGGTGGGGCTTCTCTGGACGGTATCGTCGGTTTAGAGGGAATAATGACTGTCGATCAGGATCTGCCCCTTAGGCTCGACAAAGCTATCAAGACCCTCAAGACCGACGTCTGGGATGCCACCAGGGTTCGGGTTCCGGACAGCCCTCTGGCTGCCAAGGCCTACGCCTGCTGTCAGTGGGTATTTCAGGGGCTGAAAGACGTACAGAAGGCCGATCCCGAGCACTTGGCCAAGGTAATGGCGTCCACCAAGGGAATTCCTCTAGGATCGGAGAACTTGGAGATAAACCCCGTTACCCATCGTCCTTCTGTGAAGAAGGTGGCGGTCATAAGGGCAAAAAAAGGAAAATGGATTCAGGACGAGATATTCTCCCTTTCCGAGTCCGGAGCCGGCTATTACTTCGGAACTCCTAAAAATGAATAATTATTTGTTATTTTTATTGATAAGACAGTCTGTTTGTGATAAAATCTTCCTAGAAGATGACCTGCTGAGGAGGGGTGTTAAGTGAGATATGCTATAGCATTTGATTTAGATCAAGATACTCTCTCTAAGAGTTATCCCAATCCAAGTTATACTAACGCATATAATGATATAAAGAAAATCTTAGAGGATCACGGTTTTAGCAGACGTCAAGGTAGTGTGTATTTTGGCAATGAAACCGTTGATGCTGTCAAATGTGTCCTGGCGGCCCAAAAGCTAGCTAAAGAATTTTCTTGGTTCCCCTCTAGCGTAAAGGACATCAGGATGCTAAGGGTTGAGGATGATAACGATTTAAGAGAGGCTATCGAGAGTATTTAAAAAAGAGCAGAGTTCCATGTTTTTCCTTAACAGTGGAGCTCTGCTCTTTTTGTCGTTATTTATGTCTTTTTTTCAGCTCTCTCCAGATCTCTCCCGGAGACAGGTCCGAGGCCAATAGTCCCACCAGCAGATGGTAGACCAGGTCCGCTGCTTCGTAGATAGTCTGTTTCCTGTCCTCGGTGGCTATCGCCAGGGCCGTCTCCACCCCTTCCTCCCCGATCTTCTGGGCGACCCGGCTCTTGGGCCCGGCGATCAGTCTGGCCGTGTAGCTTTCCTCCGGCGAGTCCTGGGATCTCTTCTTCAGGTAAGCCCACAGACGGCCCAGAAATACGGGAGAATCGTCGTCGTTTCCATGGATGAAGCGGTAGAAGCAGCTGATCTTCCCTGTGTGGCACGCCGGTCCCATGGGATGCACTCTGGCAAGGACGGCGTCGCAGTCGCAGTCTATCTGCAACGACGCCAGAGGCAGCCTGTTGCCGCTTGTCATTCCTTTGTGCCATATCTCTTTTCTGGATCGACTGTAGAAGACCATCTCGCCTCTCTCCAGGGTCAGCCTCATGGATTCCTCGTTCCCGTAGGCCAGCATGAGGACCTCTCCGCTGTCGGCGTCCTGTACCACCACCGGTACCAGGCCGTCGGGACCGTATTTTATGTCTTCCGGTTTCATCTGCATCGTCCTCTCATATCCTGACCGGGATTTTCGCCCCGACGAGGTACCCCTTCACATCTCCTATCCTAAGCTTACCGTAGTGGAAGATCGACGCTGCCAGGGCTGCGTCCGCTCCGGCTCGAAAGGCCTGAAGTATGTGTTCTTCCTTTCCCGCTCCTCCCGATGCTATCACCGGGACGGTGGCTTTAAGGGATACTCGTCTCAGAAGCTTGAGGTCGTAGCCCGCCTCCGTTCCATCTCCGTCCATCGATGTCAGGAGTATTTCGCCGCAGCCCAGTTTCTGGGCTTTTTCTATCCATTCCAGTCCGTCCAGGTCGGTTTTATTCGCTCCTCCCTGGATATAGACGGCCCAGCGGCCGTTTTCCCTCTTGACGTCCACCGCAACCACCACGGCCTGGCTTCCCAGCAGTCTCGAACATCTCTCTATCAGAGAGGGGTCTTTTACCGCGGCGGTGTTCAGGGAGATCTTATCCGCTCCGAGGGCTATTATCTCTCTGGCCTGTTCCGCCGAGGATATTCCTCCCCCGACGGTGAAGGGTATGGTCAGGCGATCCGCCACGGCTTTTACCCATTCGGCCATGGTGGCCCTTCTTTCTTCCGAGGCGCTTATGTCCAGCAGGACAAGCTCGTCCGCTCCCTCGGAGGAGTAGAGCTCCGCCAGCTCCGCCGGATCTCCGGCGTCCTTCAGGTTTACGAAGTTTATGCCCTTTACCACCCGTCCGTTCTTAACGTCCAGGCAGGGTATTATCCTCTTGGTCAGCATATCCCGAATTCCTCGACGGCCTCTCGGAGATCTACCGTGCCTTCGTAGATGCTTTTGCCGAGCACTGCTCCGGATACGCCGATTTCGGCCAGGTCGGCCAGGTCTTTTTTGTCCCTTATGCCTCCCGCCGCCAGGATCCGTCCGTCCGTTTTTTTCAGCCTTTCGTAGAGCTTCAGGTCCGGTCCGGAGGCGGTGCCGTCTCTGGATACCGACGTGACCAGAAAAGTGGAGTAGCCGATCCGGAGGAGTTCCGTTATAGCCTCCTCCGGAGGGAGTTGGGTTACCTCGGTCCATCCGGATAGCGCCACGGTTCCGTTTTTGACGTCTACCGATGGCACGATGGAGTTGCCGAACCTTTTCCACAGGGTCCTCGGCGATCCCTTGAACAGCAGGCTTCCCAGGTATACCCTTTTCGCTCCGGAGGAGAGGGCCAGGGCTACGTCCTCCTCCGTTCTCAGTCCCCCTCCGTATTGAACCGGCAGGCCGGTGGAGGCTGCCACCTTTTCCAGCTCTTTCAGGTGGACCGGAGAGCCTTTTTCCGCTCCCTCCAGATCTATAAGATGTATCCAGCGGGCTCCCGCCTCTGCGAAGGATAGGGCTGTTTCCACCGGGTCGTCTCCGTATTCCTTTATCTTTTCGAAGTCTCCTCCGGTCAACCTGACGACCTTTCGGCTGTATAGGTCTATGGCTGGGTATATCTCGATTTTTTTCATCGGCCTAGTTCCTCCAGTATTCGGTCCAGTATGGCGTGTCCTACGTCGCCGCTTCGTTCCGGGTGAAACTGAAGCCCCATGACGGAGTCTTTCCTTACGGCGGAGACGAAGGCGACTTTTCCCGCCTCGGTCGTGGCTGCCCGGTCCTTCGAGTTTTTAAGGCCGTAGCTGTGGACGAAGTAAAGGTAGCTGCCGTCGAAGGGCTTTAGTATGGGGTCTTCCGTGGATATGTCGTTCCATCCCATGTGGGGCAGAGGGGTCATGTCCAGTTTTTCCGATTTTCCCTCTATGAGTCCAAGCCCTCGGTGGCTCCCGTTTTCGTCGCTTCCTTCGGCGAAGAGCTGCATTCCGAGACATATTCCGAGAAGGGGCCTTTCTCTATCGGCCCATTCGATAAGGGCCCGGTCCCAGCCTTTTTTTCTCAGAGAATCCATCGCCGGTCCGAAAGCCCCGACTCCGGGCAGAACGATGGTGGATACGGATTCGGGGATCTCGTCGGGGGATTCGAGCAGCACGCCGGATCTGCCGAGTCTTTTAAGGGCCCTCATAACGTTGCCCAGGTTCCCGGCACCGTATTCCACTATGCCAACCTGTTTCACAGGAGTCTACCCTTGGTGGAGTTCAGGTCGCTCGATTCGGCAAGTGCTTGGCCGAGGGCCCGTCCAGCTCCTTTGAAGATGGCCTCCGCGAGGTGGTGGGAGTTATCCACCGCCAGGGCCTTTACGTGCACCGTGGCCCTGGCCTCCCTGGAGAAGGCCCTCCAGAACTCCGGTATCAGCTCCAGATCGAAGGTTCCGCATTTTTCCGTGGGAAACGGGGCTTCCATGGTGAGGCTTCCTCTGCCGCTCAGGTCCACCGCCACCAGTGCCAGAGATCCATCCATCGGCAGTGCGCACCAGCCGTATCTTTCGTATTTGCGCCCCTCTAGAGACTTCAGCAGGGCGGATCCCAGGACTATGGCGAGGTCCTCCGTCAGATGGTGTTCGTCGACGTCGTCTCCTCTGGCGGATATCTTAAGGCTCATTCCGCCGTGGAAGGCCATCAGGGTGAGCATGTGGTCCATGAAGCCGCATCCCGTGTCTATGTCGACGGACCTTTCCTCGGGGGAGATGTCCAGCGACAGACATATGGAGGTCTCCTTAGTCCCCCTTTTAAGGGTTGTCATGCCACCACCTCCCCTACCAGTCCCTTCATGTTTTCCAGCACCGGTTTTATGCCGTTCCATCCGAGGGAGGCGCTTTTCCTGCTGGCCACCAGACGGAGGGACACGGGAGCCACCTTTTCCAGTGTAACCAGGCCGTTGGCCTTGAGGGTCGTGCCGGTCTGGACGATGTCCAGTATGCAGTCGGTCATGCCGAGCATGGGGGCCAGCTCTATCGATCCGTTCAGATGGACTATCTCCACCTGGACTCCTCTTCTTGAGAAGTGGTCGTCGGCTATCTTTGGGTACTTGCTGGCGACTCTGAGCCACATGAGCTCCGATCTGTGGCAGCGAAACCTCTCGCCGAGCTCGGGAGGTCCCGCCACCTGGAGAGAGCATCGACCCATTCCCGTGTCCAGAAGCTCCACCAGTCTGGCCCCAGATTCCCACATCACGTCGCTTCCCACCAGAGCGAGGTCCGCCACGCCTCTGTCGACGTAGAGGGGAACGTCCATGGGTTTTGCCAGGATATAGCGTATTTTGTCTTCCTCTATCACCAGTTCTCTGCCGGGGTTGCTCAGTTTTTTCGACGGGAGCCCGGCTTCCCTCAGAAGTTCTATCGCCTCTTTCATAACTCGTCCCGTCGGCAGGGCTATGGTCAGCATGAGCCTTTCTCCTCTCTGTTTCGAAACCAGACCTCCAGGCTCGCCGTATTTCCGCCTTCCCTGGATATATCGGTCACTGTGTCGTTTTCCGGATCGTACCACCAGGAGTATCCCTTGGCTTTGGCTCGGGCCATTCCCGAGTCTCCGTCGTGGCTCCAGGTTATCTCGGTGGTGAGCCCTGCGTCGTGGAAGGCGGAGCATCTGGACAGGACCAGGTCCGGCGGTGTTCCTCCTCCTTTGATGGCCACTATCGGTTCCGGGTTCCTGTAGATCGAGTGTCTGGCCAGTTCCTCCAGATCGAGTCCGAAGCCTATGGCCTGGCCGCTGAGGCCGTAGGAGCCTAACAGGCTGTCGTATCGTCCTCCGCCTCCCAGAGATTTTCCCGATTCGGGGGAGTAGACGTCGAAGACCGGTCCGCTGTAGTAGTCCAGCTCTCTGATCGATCCCAGGTCGAAGGCTATTCTGTCCGATTTTCCCATCCTTCCGAGGATCTCACTGATGTTGTCCAGGGATCGAAGGGACTCTGCTCCTGTCAGTTTTCTGGCCTCGTCCAGCACCTCCGGGCCTCCCTTCAGCTCCGGAAGGGCCTCCAGAAGCCTGTTTTCCTTGGATCGGCATCCGGACAGAAGTTTAAAGTAGGTTCTGTATGATCCTTCCTGAAGGGCCTTCAGCAGGTCGGATTTAAGCTCCTCGTCCAGTTTCTCCATGGCGTTGTCCACTAGGGTGACGTCGCTCAGAACGAGCTTTCCGTCGATCAGCCCCAGAGAGTCCAGTCCCTCCAAAAGAAGGGAGAGGATCTCCACGTCGGCACCCTCTCCCTCCCATCCGAGCAGCTCGGCTCCGATCTGAAATTTCTCCAGGTCCCCGCCTGGAGCGGGGTTTCTGTAGAGACGATCGGCGTAGCACATCCTGAGAGGCCGTTCCTGAGGGGAGTAATGGTTCGCCAGATAGTTCACCGCCGCCAGTGTTATGTCGGAACGAAGACAGCAGGGCTCTCCCATGGGAGAGGTCAGTACCAGAAGGCTCTCCCTTATGGTTCGAGGAAGAAGATCCCAGGAGGTCTCCAGCAACTGGAGCCCGGAAGACCAGAAGAGGCGGTATCCGTGTCGGTTGAAGAGGCTTATGAATCGATGTCGGCATCTCTCCATGGCTATGGCCATGCGTCCTCCGGTGCTTCTGCACCCTGCCGGTAACCGTCTCATCGATCTCGAAGATGTCATTGGGATCTCTCCTTTATCATGCTAAAGCGATAGTATGGTGTCGTGCGGGATCATACCATCGTGAGGTCGTCCTGTAAAGTGGTCAGGACAGGCCTGTGACGGTACAATGATCCGGTGAAGGTCGAAACGGAGGCTGTTTCTTATGGCGAAGAAGAACGAGGTAAGATACGTCTGTTCCGAGTGCGGCTACGTCAGCCTGTCTCCCATGGGACGCTGTCCCGGCTGCGGAGAGTGGGGGACCGTTGAGGCCGAGGTTCTGTCGGTCTCGACTGAGGGCAGAAAGAGCGGATCGTCCCCCCTTTCTCCCCGGTCCATACTGGGGCTGAAGCCCCCGAAGCGGCTGCCCTCGGGGATAGGGGAGCTGGACCGGGTTATGGGAGGAGGCTGGGTCGAGGGCGGAGTCGTCCTCCTCGGTGGACAGCCCGGTATCGGGAAGTCCACTTTGTTGTTGCAGGTCTGCGGGAACCTGGCCAGATCGGGCTCCAAGGTGCTGTACGTCTCGGGGGAGGAGTCCGCTTCCCAGGTGGCTTTGAGGGCATCCAGGCTGGGGGCCGACTCGGAGGGACTGGAGCTGCTTTGCATAGCCGACGTAGAGATGGCTCTGGGGTCCCTGAACGATCACGGTCTAGTGGTGATAGACAGCGTTCAGGCCATGAAGGATCCCGGAGAGGGAGGCTGGCCCGGCACTCCGAGCCAGGTCAGGGCCACGGCTCAGAGGTGTATAGACACGGCCAAGTCCAAGGGGATTCCGATGGTGCTGGTCGGCCATATAACCAAGGAGGGCCGCATAGCCGGGCCCATGTTGCTGGAGCATATGGTGGATACGGTCCTTTTATTCTCGGGAGACGACGGGTCTCCCTACAGGACCTTGAGGGCCACCAAGAACAGATACGGAGGGACAGACGAGGTCGGACTCTTCCAGATGGGCGAGAGGGGGTTGAACCCGGTCGACGATCCCAGCGGCCTTTATTGGGATAGAGGTGATCAGTCGGTTCCGGGAGTGGCTCTCACCGTGGTGATGGAGGGAAGCCGAGCCTTGGTCGCAGAGGTTCAGGCTCTTGCCGCATCGACCAGTTTCGCCTATCCCAGACGGACCGCCAGGGGTACTTCGGTTAACAAGCTCCATTTGCTGCTGGCGGTGCTTCAGAAAAGATGCGGTTTAACTTCCTCCGGATTGGACGTCTACGTAAACGTGGCGGGAGGGATGGACCTTAGGGATCCCGGGGCCGATCTGGCCCTGGCTCTCTCTTTGGCGTCTTCCGCCATGGACAGGGCTCTTCCGTCGGACTGCTGTCTCTTGGGAGAGGTCGGTCTGGTAGGCGAGATAAGGCCGGTCGGCCGGACCGGACAGAGGCTAAGGGAGGCTGCCCGGTTGGGATTCAGAAGCGCCGTGGTCAGCGCCAGGGAGAAGGAGGAAGCCCCTAGGGGGATGGATGTGATGGCGGTCAGGTCTCTGGCTGAGGCCATGGCCCGATTAGGGCTGAACTAGCGATAAGTCGATTTTGTAGGTATAATCGGCGAGTTCAGATAGAACCTGGAGGAGGACGAACTGGCTATGGATTACGATTTTCGATCCATCGAGAGCAAATGGCAGGCCTATTGGGAGGAGAACAAGACCTTCAAGGCCGAGGAGGACCCCGCGATTCCCCGGGATAAGCGTCGTTATGTACTGGATATGTTTCCCTATCCCTCCGGGGCGGGGCTACACGTCGGCCATCCCGAGGGCTACACAGCCACGGATATATACTGTCGTTTCCTGAGGATGAAGGGCTACGCCGTTTTGCATCCCATGGGATTCGATTCTTTCGGCCTTCCGGCGGAGAACTACGCCATAAAGACCGGAACCCACCCGGTCGTGACGACCGAGAGGAACATAGAGCGTTTCAGAGAGCAGATAAAGTCGTTGGGATTCTCCTACGACTGGGACAGGGAGGTCTCCACCCACAAGTCGGATTACTACCGCTGGACTCAGTGGATATTCCTGAAACTTTTCGAAAAGGGG carries:
- the pseC gene encoding UDP-4-amino-4,6-dideoxy-N-acetyl-beta-L-altrosamine transaminase yields the protein MIPYGHQYIDEKDIEAVCAVLRGDWLTQGPTVESFEKALAAKVGCRYAVTFSNGTSALHGAMFAAGVEKGDEVITSPMTFAATSNSALYQGGVPVFADIDERTGCLDPEKAMEKLSHRTKVIAPISYSGYPVKLSPFLEMARSVGALVVEDGCHALGASRDGFMVGQEADMTVFSFHPVKHITTGEGGAVVTNDEELARKLRLFRSHGITKDPDEMENADGPWSNEMIDLGYNYRLTDLQCALGLSQLEKLDDFVSYRRAVAGRYDEVLAELPGAVIPAGHPGHGYHLYAFRVPADIRKKLFLDLRDEGIWVQVHYPPVHLHPYYRKSFGYKIGDFPVAERFYSMEVSLPIYVGLSESDQGLVMRKIEDMLKNP
- a CDS encoding OmpH family outer membrane protein yields the protein MGMVKSVRLVALGVLFALVFSSVAVAAEKIGVIEPQKILFQHPKFEQVTKRVQAVLDSKQNEAKSAIEKASDNKKKAEIYATKKQEAAIEEQKLMAPLFKEINLAIRTVAKAKGITVVLDKAQVFYGGVDLTEDVIQQLKKMNLSQ
- a CDS encoding HAD family hydrolase — protein: MDFSGPRRSAGPFRRLLVTDLDGTLLDGKGSMSSTTVLALERLRSDGWDISVASGRILGSALPHILAVGAELPSILYDGARIIDRRGQVYWEAQMDRDLVTEVLRLGWEQGVEVQAMGDELVFCRPQDLGTIEFFESVGVPYSPSLAGPEADLGRVFRVMFHDRSRSEGRGISEMLKSALGGRAEVVLAGNGFVDVLPFGVNKGSALKRLLDMVDVEYDIVVAVGDNENDMELLRRADVPVAISSAPGDLLALASWTVPCPEMGGADVLVDRLLKIEKEEYVNG
- a CDS encoding adenosine-specific kinase; its protein translation is MAEISRWCVEDMVIPENCNIVLGQSHFIKTVEDLYEALVTSSPSLEFGVAFCEASGDCLIRKDGNAPDLVETAVENAGKIAAGHSFVVLLRNGYPINVLDRIKGCQEVCRIFAATANPIQVLVAETEQGRGVVGVVDGFVPKGVESEEDVAARKSLLKDIIGYKR
- a CDS encoding ABC transporter substrate-binding protein; the encoded protein is MSFRSFGVALFLLLLTALSSAEAEVPRSVEEGWAWPIAVIPPSDGWDSPSGRSVAPVVEYAQGLVNDSIEGIKEHDVFLRLESGDVFDSSDMARWRKEGFLAVISFADERVNRVLADSWRQGDPVLLLADDSSTVLRDEKEVVKAGLFSLDLHDSYVTRAAVETAVSILPPASEVGLLSDRLAQSLSRGARAVSRGLREGGLNSQVFWVAGGGTDSFSMMAQEMLGFGSDMVVVWMTDMAAREFYRQLRVLDGSVPVWSGGASLDGIVGLEGIMTVDQDLPLRLDKAIKTLKTDVWDATRVRVPDSPLAAKAYACCQWVFQGLKDVQKADPEHLAKVMASTKGIPLGSENLEINPVTHRPSVKKVAVIRAKKGKWIQDEIFSLSESGAGYYFGTPKNE
- a CDS encoding virulence factor, which translates into the protein MRYAIAFDLDQDTLSKSYPNPSYTNAYNDIKKILEDHGFSRRQGSVYFGNETVDAVKCVLAAQKLAKEFSWFPSSVKDIRMLRVEDDNDLREAIESI
- the hisIE gene encoding bifunctional phosphoribosyl-AMP cyclohydrolase/phosphoribosyl-ATP diphosphatase HisIE, whose protein sequence is MKPEDIKYGPDGLVPVVVQDADSGEVLMLAYGNEESMRLTLERGEMVFYSRSRKEIWHKGMTSGNRLPLASLQIDCDCDAVLARVHPMGPACHTGKISCFYRFIHGNDDDSPVFLGRLWAYLKKRSQDSPEESYTARLIAGPKSRVAQKIGEEGVETALAIATEDRKQTIYEAADLVYHLLVGLLASDLSPGEIWRELKKRHK
- the hisF gene encoding imidazole glycerol phosphate synthase subunit HisF; translated protein: MLTKRIIPCLDVKNGRVVKGINFVNLKDAGDPAELAELYSSEGADELVLLDISASEERRATMAEWVKAVADRLTIPFTVGGGISSAEQAREIIALGADKISLNTAAVKDPSLIERCSRLLGSQAVVVAVDVKRENGRWAVYIQGGANKTDLDGLEWIEKAQKLGCGEILLTSMDGDGTEAGYDLKLLRRVSLKATVPVIASGGAGKEEHILQAFRAGADAALAASIFHYGKLRIGDVKGYLVGAKIPVRI
- a CDS encoding HisA/HisF-related TIM barrel protein, whose protein sequence is MKKIEIYPAIDLYSRKVVRLTGGDFEKIKEYGDDPVETALSFAEAGARWIHLIDLEGAEKGSPVHLKELEKVAASTGLPVQYGGGLRTEEDVALALSSGAKRVYLGSLLFKGSPRTLWKRFGNSIVPSVDVKNGTVALSGWTEVTQLPPEEAITELLRIGYSTFLVTSVSRDGTASGPDLKLYERLKKTDGRILAAGGIRDKKDLADLAEIGVSGAVLGKSIYEGTVDLREAVEEFGIC
- the hisH gene encoding imidazole glycerol phosphate synthase subunit HisH — translated: MKQVGIVEYGAGNLGNVMRALKRLGRSGVLLESPDEIPESVSTIVLPGVGAFGPAMDSLRKKGWDRALIEWADRERPLLGICLGMQLFAEGSDENGSHRGLGLIEGKSEKLDMTPLPHMGWNDISTEDPILKPFDGSYLYFVHSYGLKNSKDRAATTEAGKVAFVSAVRKDSVMGLQFHPERSGDVGHAILDRILEELGR
- a CDS encoding imidazoleglycerol-phosphate dehydratase, translating into MTTLKRGTKETSICLSLDISPEERSVDIDTGCGFMDHMLTLMAFHGGMSLKISARGDDVDEHHLTEDLAIVLGSALLKSLEGRKYERYGWCALPMDGSLALVAVDLSGRGSLTMEAPFPTEKCGTFDLELIPEFWRAFSREARATVHVKALAVDNSHHLAEAIFKGAGRALGQALAESSDLNSTKGRLL